In Uranotaenia lowii strain MFRU-FL chromosome 2, ASM2978415v1, whole genome shotgun sequence, one genomic interval encodes:
- the LOC129745286 gene encoding uncharacterized protein LOC129745286 produces MASRTKATVAGNVHDHVTGLLIRAPGPGENVPDPGGTVNGPGNENAVTGIEIVIVKETVQDVRDPVKRRSQPLMHQRTTLNATIMRIVTDRLTASGNEIATESAGKNIARVIEFLPSLWSRPFQSMLTKSFLN; encoded by the exons ATGGCATCGAGAACAAAAGCTACAGTCGCCGGGAACGTTCACGATCACGTGACAGGACTTCTCATCCGCGCTCCCGGTCCAGGCGAGAACGTTCCGGATCCCGGGGGTACCGTGAACGGTCCCGGGAACGAGAACGCGGTGACCGGGATCGAGATCGTGATCGTGAAAGAGACGG TTCAAGACGTTCGAGACCCCGTAAAACGCCGGAGCCAGCCACTGATGCATCAGCGGACAACTCTAAACGCTACTATAATGAGGATCGTTACAGATCGTCTGACCGCGAGCGGGAACGAGATCGCGACCGAGAGCGCCGGGAAGAACATCGCTCGCGTCATTGAATTCTTACCCTCCCTGTGGTCGAGACCTTTCCAGTCAATGTTGACCAAAAGTTTTCTGAATTAG
- the LOC129745289 gene encoding pigment-dispersing hormone type 2-like, translating into MADKFTLCFLVICMCLRMSLAMPSYDDDRIGLEKDQYLRQVQDLLADPSPYLIFSQNPYAKRNSELINTLLGLPKKLEEAGK; encoded by the exons atggcGGATAAGTTCACACTCTGCTTCTTGGTGATTTGCATGTGCCTTCGGATGAGCCTAGCCATGCCATCGTACGACGACGACAGAATTGGGCTCGAGAAGGAT CAATACTTGAGACAAGTTCAGGACTTGCTAGCGGATCCGTCACCCTATCTGATCTTTTCGCAAAATCCTTACGCCAAACGGAACTCGGAATTGATTAACACGCTGCTCGGATTGCCGAAGAAGCTGGAAGAAGCCGGCAAGTAG